A window of Apium graveolens cultivar Ventura chromosome 8, ASM990537v1, whole genome shotgun sequence contains these coding sequences:
- the LOC141680544 gene encoding uncharacterized protein LOC141680544: METSGLHTCLRTTITQDHPNLTSHDILELVKDQIIVDPTVKEKVLMATVKSIFGYQPGRKKIRDAKKLAIDEEHGSWKGSYEDLPFFNGSVLMSILCLYLEHEMTFKRLFWAFKPCIDGFEQCMPIIHIDGIHLYGPYSGVLLSAVAVDGFSHILPLAFAIVESENVSSWGWFMDRLRRFVVGRKNGICVISDRHVGIIAAMRQIGWCEPLDHHRFCISTWLQIFLLHIGERD; this comes from the exons ATGGAAACTTCGGGACTACACACATGTTTACGCACCACCATTACTCAAGACCATCCTAATTTGACATCTCATGATATTCTTGAACTAGTTAAGGATCAAATCATAGTTGATCCCACGGTTAAGGAAAAAGTGTTGATGGCCACGGTGAAAAGTATTTTTGGTTACCAACCGGGAAGAAAGAAGATTAGAGATGCCAAAAAGCTAGCAATTGATGAAGAACATGGATCTTGGAAAGGATCATATGAAGACCTCCCTTTTTTTAATGGAAGTGTT TTAATGAGTATATTATGTCTTTATTTGGAACATGAAATGACATTCAAGAGACTCTTCTGGGCTTTCAAACCATGCATTGATGGATTTGAGCAATGTATGCCTATCATACATATAGATGGGATTCACCTATACGGTCCATATTCGGGTGTACTATTGAGTGCTGTGGCCGTAGATGGCTTTAGTCATATTCTTCCACTTGCATTTGCTATTGTTGAATCCGAGAATGTTTCTAGTTGGGGGTGGTTCATGGATAGATTGAGGAGATTTGTGGTAGGTAGGAAAAATGGGATTTGTGTCATTTCTGATAGACATGTTGGGATTATTGCTGCTATGCGACAGATAGGATGGTGCGAGCCCCTTGACCATCATAGATTTTGCATTAGCACTTGGCTACAAATTTTTCTACTACACATAGGAGAAAGGGATTGA